One Paenibacillus sp. FSL H7-0737 DNA segment encodes these proteins:
- a CDS encoding MarR family winged helix-turn-helix transcriptional regulator: MPHQLDPLIERLGLSMWRVQRKIMSQRTLHKELGLTVPQMGLLNIVAKEKKSRVVQLAESMEVKSSAITVMLDRLEALGFIKRETDGSDRRAVVVTITEEGQQILEEGHFRSKQLLAEHLSILKPEELQKFAEYYRMIEDQER; the protein is encoded by the coding sequence ATGCCGCATCAATTAGATCCGTTAATAGAGCGTCTTGGATTATCCATGTGGAGAGTACAGCGTAAGATCATGTCTCAAAGGACTTTGCATAAAGAACTCGGACTTACCGTACCTCAGATGGGTCTGTTAAATATAGTAGCGAAAGAGAAAAAGTCGCGGGTGGTACAACTGGCGGAGTCTATGGAGGTCAAATCAAGTGCCATTACCGTGATGCTCGATCGCCTGGAAGCGCTGGGTTTTATTAAGCGTGAGACGGATGGATCGGACCGGAGAGCGGTTGTGGTGACCATCACCGAGGAAGGTCAGCAAATACTTGAAGAAGGACATTTCCGTTCAAAACAGCTGCTTGCTGAGCATTTATCTATACTGAAGCCGGAAGAGCTGCAAAAGTTTGCGGAGTACTACCGTATGATCGAGGATCAGGAACGGTAA